A stretch of the Conger conger chromosome 3, fConCon1.1, whole genome shotgun sequence genome encodes the following:
- the LOC133124395 gene encoding calsequestrin-2-like — MKALWLCVLPCLVPFLASLSQAEEGLEFPSFDGKERVININEKNYKKALKRYDMLCLLYHEPLGFNKELQKQYQMAQLVLELAAQVLEDKDIGFGMVDSQEDAKVAKKLGLEEEASVYIFKNERVIEFDGELSADTLVEFLLDLLEDPVELISNALELRAFDRMEEETRLIGFFKGEDSEYFRAFQEAAEHFQPYIKFFGTFDKGVAKELTLKMNEVDFYEPFMDEPMTIPGKPHLEEDIVEFVKIHRRPTLRKLRAEDMFETWEDDMEGIHIVAFAEEEDPDGFEFLEILKEVARDNTHNPDLSIVWIDPDNFPLLTTYWEKTFRVDLFKPQIGVVNVTDADSVWLHMPDDEDLPSAEELEDWIEDVLSGKVNTEDDDDDIVVPADDDDDDDDDITDFDDDNDDEDEDDGNL, encoded by the exons ATGAAggccctgtggctctgtgtccTGCCCTGCCTGGTCCCGTTCCTAGCCTCTCTCAGCCAGGCTGAGGAGGGCCTGGAGTTCCCCAGCTTCGACGGAAAAGAACGGGTCATCAACATCAACGAGAAGAACTACAAGAAGGCCCTGAAGAGGTACGACATGCTGTGCCTTCTCTACCACGAGCCCCTGGGCTTCAACAAGGAGCTGCAGAAGCAGTATCAGATGGCCCAGCTGGTGCTGGAG CTGGCCGCACAAGTCCTGGAAGACAAAGACATCGGGTTTGGGATGGTTGACTCTCAAGAGGACGCGAAGGTTGCTAAAAAACTGG gtctggaggaggaggccaGCGTGTACATCTTCAAAAATGAGCGAGTCATCGAGTTTGATGGAGAGCTCTCTGCCGATACGCTGGTGGAGTTCCTGCTGGAT CTGCTGGAAGACCCAGTGGAGCTCATCAGTAATGCCTTGGAGCTGCGTGCCTTTGACCGCATGGAGGAGGAAACAAGGCTCATTGGCTTCTTCAAGGGCGAAGATTCTGAAT acttcAGAGCGTTTCAGGAGGCAGCTGAACACTTCCAGCCCTATATTAAGTTTTTCGGCACCTTTGATAAAGGG GTTGCTAAAGAGTTGACACTGAAGATGAATGAGGTGGACTTCTATGAGCCCTTCATGGATGAACCAATGACCATCCCAGGAAAGCCTCACTTGGAGGAAGATATTGTGGAGTTTGTCAAAATTCACAGAAG GCCAACACTGCGAAAGCTGCGAGCTGAAGACATGTTTGAGACCTGG GAGGATGACATGGAAGGAATCCACATTGTCGCTTTTGCTGAAGAGGAAGATCCTG ATGGTTTTGAGTTCCTTGAGATCTTGAAGGAGGTGGCGAGGGACAACACCCATAACCCAGATCTGAGCATTGTGTGGATCGACCCAGACAATTTCCCACTG CTGACTACATACTGGGAGAAGACCTTCAGGGTGGACCTCTTCAAGCCTCAGATTGGTGTGGTGAATGTGACAGAT GCAGACAGTGTGTGGCTCCACATGCCGGACGATGAGGATCTTCCCAGTgcggaggagctggaggactggATCGAGGACGTGCTGTCCGGGAAGGTGAACACGGAAGACGACGACGATGACATCGTCGTccctgctgatgatgatgacgatgacgacGATGACATTACTGATTTcgatgatgacaatgatgatgaggatgaagaTGATGGTAATCTATAA
- the poglut1 gene encoding protein O-glucosyltransferase 1 isoform X1, translated as MEAFAWLTLLLPVLTLHFCGVSFSVAETGGRWEKYIGKITQATRTYRPCSPHNCSCHLRVLQDDLWTFRDGVSEEVMGDTVRRGVGTHYQVIEHKLYREQSCMFPARCGGVEHFILQVMDRLPDVEMVINVRDYPQVPHWVQPVLPVFSFSKTPDYQDIMYPAWTFWEGGPAVWPIYPTGLGRWDLMRDDLKKSATKWPWGKKESRGFFRGSRTSPERDPLILLSREAPELVDAEYTKNQAWKSEKDTLGKPPAKEIPLVDHCRYKYLFNFRGVAASFRFKHLFLCGSLVFHVGEEWLEFFYPQLRPWVHYIPVKQDLSDLRELLQFVKENDDIAQEVAKRGQDFILEHLRMEDVSCYWEKLLTKFSHLLKYRPKRRPGYSQITPKPEKWEL; from the exons ATGGAAGCGTTTGCGTGGCTAACGTTACTGCTGCCCGTTCTGACGCTACATTTTTGTGGGGTCAGTTTCAGCGTGGCGGAGACAG GCGGAAGGTGGGAAAAGTACATCGGCAAGATCACGCAAGCCACGCGGACATACAGACCTTGCAGTCCTCACAACTGCAGCTGCCACCTCAG GGTCCTGCAGGATGACTTGTGGACATTTCGGGACGGGGTGTCGGAGGAGGTGATGGGGGATACGGTTCGTCGGGGTGTAGGAACGCACTACCAGGTCATCGAGCACAAGCTGTACCGAGAGCAGAGCTGCATGTTCCCTGCACG GTGCGGTGGGGTGGAGCACTTCATCCTGCAGGTGATGGACAGGTTGCCAGATGTGGAGATGGTGATTAATGTGAGGGACTACCCTCAGGTACCCCACTGGGTGCAGCCAGTGCTGCCTGTCTTCTCCTTTAGTAAG ACTCCTGATTACCAGGATATCATGTACCCTGCCTGGACCTTCTGGGAGGGGGGCCCGGCGGTGTGGCCCATATACCCAACAGGACTGGGTCGATGGGACCTGATGCGGGACGACCTGAAAAA GTCAGCGACTAAGTGGCCCTGGGGGAAGAAGGAGTCCAGAGGATTCTTCAGAGGCtccag GACCAGCCCAGAGAGGGATCCTCTAATCCTGCTATCCAGAGAGGCACCAGAACTTGTGGATGCAGAATACACCAAGAACCAGGCCTGGAAGTCTGAGAAG GACACACTCGGGAAGCCCCCAGCCAAAGAGATCCCGTTGGTGGATCACTGCAGATACAA GTACCTATTTAACTTCCGGGGCGTAGCAGCCAGTTTCCGCTTTAAACACCTGTTCCTGTGTGGGTCACTGGTGTTCCACGTGGGGGAGGAGTGGTTGGAGTTCTTTTATCCCCAGCTGAGACCCTGGGTTCACTACATCCCCGTCAAGCAGGACCTGTCTGACCTCAG GGAACTTCTCCAGTTTGTGAAAGAAAATGACGACATTGCACAAGAAGTGGCCAAAAG GGGTCAGGATTTTATCCTGGAGCACTTGCGCATGGAGGACGTGTCCTGCTACTGGGAGAAGCTGCTGACCAAGTTCAGCCATCTGCTGAAGTATCGACCCAAGAGGAGGCCCGGTTACAGCCAAATCACCCCCAAACCTGAAAAATGGGAACTGTGA
- the poglut1 gene encoding protein O-glucosyltransferase 1 isoform X2, with protein sequence MEAFAWLTLLLPVLTLHFCGVSFSVAETGGRWEKYIGKITQATRTYRPCSPHNCSCHLRVLQDDLWTFRDGVSEEVMGDTVRRGVGTHYQVIEHKLYREQSCMFPARCGGVEHFILQVMDRLPDVEMVINVRDYPQVPHWVQPVLPVFSFSKTPDYQDIMYPAWTFWEGGPAVWPIYPTGLGRWDLMRDDLKKSATKWPWGKKESRGFFRGSRTSPERDPLILLSREAPELVDAEYTKNQAWKSEKDTLGKPPAKEIPLVDHCRYKELLQFVKENDDIAQEVAKRGQDFILEHLRMEDVSCYWEKLLTKFSHLLKYRPKRRPGYSQITPKPEKWEL encoded by the exons ATGGAAGCGTTTGCGTGGCTAACGTTACTGCTGCCCGTTCTGACGCTACATTTTTGTGGGGTCAGTTTCAGCGTGGCGGAGACAG GCGGAAGGTGGGAAAAGTACATCGGCAAGATCACGCAAGCCACGCGGACATACAGACCTTGCAGTCCTCACAACTGCAGCTGCCACCTCAG GGTCCTGCAGGATGACTTGTGGACATTTCGGGACGGGGTGTCGGAGGAGGTGATGGGGGATACGGTTCGTCGGGGTGTAGGAACGCACTACCAGGTCATCGAGCACAAGCTGTACCGAGAGCAGAGCTGCATGTTCCCTGCACG GTGCGGTGGGGTGGAGCACTTCATCCTGCAGGTGATGGACAGGTTGCCAGATGTGGAGATGGTGATTAATGTGAGGGACTACCCTCAGGTACCCCACTGGGTGCAGCCAGTGCTGCCTGTCTTCTCCTTTAGTAAG ACTCCTGATTACCAGGATATCATGTACCCTGCCTGGACCTTCTGGGAGGGGGGCCCGGCGGTGTGGCCCATATACCCAACAGGACTGGGTCGATGGGACCTGATGCGGGACGACCTGAAAAA GTCAGCGACTAAGTGGCCCTGGGGGAAGAAGGAGTCCAGAGGATTCTTCAGAGGCtccag GACCAGCCCAGAGAGGGATCCTCTAATCCTGCTATCCAGAGAGGCACCAGAACTTGTGGATGCAGAATACACCAAGAACCAGGCCTGGAAGTCTGAGAAG GACACACTCGGGAAGCCCCCAGCCAAAGAGATCCCGTTGGTGGATCACTGCAGATACAA GGAACTTCTCCAGTTTGTGAAAGAAAATGACGACATTGCACAAGAAGTGGCCAAAAG GGGTCAGGATTTTATCCTGGAGCACTTGCGCATGGAGGACGTGTCCTGCTACTGGGAGAAGCTGCTGACCAAGTTCAGCCATCTGCTGAAGTATCGACCCAAGAGGAGGCCCGGTTACAGCCAAATCACCCCCAAACCTGAAAAATGGGAACTGTGA
- the timmdc1 gene encoding complex I assembly factor TIMMDC1, mitochondrial, with product MRFTWPPEHSPQGGGVHQSPHGMLGRLICLTVPPVHAADSTVPDSTRVPASFPLIVGKPHLPETGWGRIRDLFDRNEMQQYPEEVTNVLKSGLMAAVVGMLYGGMPAARHARQRFIEQSQAEIYRSRVEAVRSAHNAAIRGFVRFGWRWSWRVAAFVTLFNTVSTGMTVYRDKHAISHFVAAGAFTGAMFRLNMGLAAMLAGTTIGAFLGLPAGGFIMAMQKLTGETILERRRRERKELYDLKMAEWNTRLQVTEELIGEMVATGQKHDFESDLQKIEELLSLPRNEDSVRDSDSQ from the exons ATGCGTTTCACATGGCCACCAGAACACTCGCCCCAAGGCGGTGGGGTACATCAGAGCCCCcacggcatgctgggaaggctTATTTGTCTCACAGTTCCCCCGGTCCACGCTGCCGACAGCACCGTCCCCGACTCGACCCGAGTACCCGCATCCTTCCCTTTGATTGTGGGAAAGCCGCACCTCCCAGAAACAGGCTGGGGCCGCATCAGAGACCTGTTCGATAGAAA TGAGATGCAACAGTATCCGGAGGAAGTCACTAATGTTTTGAAGAGTGGGCTGATGGCAGCGGTGGTGGGCATGTTGTACGGAGGAATGCCAGCGGCTCGCCATGCTAGGCAGAGGTTCATTGAGCAGAGCCAAGCAGAGATCTACCGGAGCCGCGTCGAGGCAGTG AGATCAGCCCACAACGCTGCAATCCGAGGATTTGTGCGCTTTGGCTGGAGGTGGAGCTGGAGGGTGGCGGCCTTTGTCACTTTATTCAA CACTGTGAGCACTGGAATGACCGTGTACAGAGACAAGCATGCTATCAGCCACTTTGTCGCTGCAGGGG CGTTCACAGGGGCCATGTTCAGGCTGAACATGGGGCTCGCAGCGATGCTGGCGGGGACCACGATCGGAGCGTTCCTGGG GTTGCCGGCTGGGGGATTTATCATGGCCATGCAGAAGCTGACGGGAGAGACCATCCtcgagagaaggagaagggaaCGTAAAGAACTGTACGATCTGAAGATGGCAGAATG GAACACCCGTCTACAGGTGACGGAGGAGCTGATTGGTGAGATGGTTGCAACTGGACAGAAACACGACTTTGAGTCTGACCTGCAGAAGATCGAGGAGCTGTTGAGTTTGCCCAGGAATGAGGACAGTGTCAGGGACTCAGACAGCCAATGA